Proteins encoded by one window of Desulfobulbaceae bacterium:
- the hflB gene encoding ATP-dependent zinc metalloprotease FtsH — translation TPWYITIMVSWFPMLLLIGVWIFFMRQMQMGGGKAMSFGKSRARLQDSESATKITFKDVAGVEEAKEELTEIIDFLKDPKKFTDLGARIPKGVLLAGSPGTGKTLLAKAIAGEAGVPFFSISGSDFVEMFVGVGASRVRDLFEQGKKNAPCIIFIDEIDAVGRHRGAGLGGGHDEREQTLNQLLVEMDGFEANEGVIIVSATNRPDVLDPALLRPGRFDRQVIVPAPDVKGREAILQVHAKKVPLAEEIDWKIIARGTPGFTGADLENMVNEAALLAARNNQKTVTMTDLDKAKDKVMMGAERRSMIITEKEKEITAYHEAGHALVAKLLPGTDPLHKVTIIPRGRALGLTQQLPTHDKYTHAKSFLLNNICILLGGRVAEELIFDEITTGSGNDIERASDLARKMVCEWGMSDNLGPLTFGKKEEQIFLGREISQHRDYSEGTAITIDNEVRTIILNANNKVKTLLTENLDSLKAISHALLDRETLVLEDIEALIASSQPNNTASAPATA, via the coding sequence AACCCCATGGTATATCACCATCATGGTATCATGGTTTCCCATGCTGCTCCTGATCGGGGTATGGATATTTTTCATGCGCCAGATGCAGATGGGTGGTGGTAAAGCCATGAGTTTCGGCAAGAGTCGCGCCCGTCTTCAAGATAGTGAAAGCGCCACCAAAATCACCTTCAAGGATGTGGCTGGTGTTGAAGAAGCTAAAGAAGAACTTACAGAAATTATTGATTTCCTTAAAGACCCTAAAAAATTCACTGACTTAGGCGCAAGAATTCCAAAAGGAGTTCTCCTTGCCGGTTCTCCTGGCACAGGTAAAACCTTACTGGCCAAGGCTATTGCAGGTGAGGCTGGAGTACCATTTTTCTCAATTTCAGGTTCTGACTTTGTTGAAATGTTTGTTGGCGTCGGCGCTTCACGAGTCCGTGACCTCTTTGAACAAGGTAAAAAGAATGCTCCATGCATTATCTTTATTGACGAGATTGATGCTGTTGGTCGCCATCGCGGCGCTGGCCTCGGTGGCGGGCATGACGAACGGGAACAAACCCTGAACCAGTTATTGGTCGAAATGGATGGTTTTGAGGCTAACGAAGGCGTCATCATCGTCTCTGCTACCAACCGACCGGATGTGCTCGATCCTGCACTATTACGTCCTGGACGTTTCGATCGGCAAGTTATCGTCCCTGCGCCTGACGTCAAAGGACGCGAAGCCATCCTTCAAGTTCACGCCAAAAAAGTCCCGCTGGCCGAAGAAATTGACTGGAAAATTATCGCCCGAGGCACTCCAGGATTTACCGGCGCCGACCTCGAAAATATGGTCAACGAGGCTGCACTATTGGCCGCCAGAAACAACCAAAAAACAGTTACCATGACTGATTTGGACAAGGCCAAGGATAAAGTCATGATGGGGGCAGAACGCCGTAGCATGATCATCACTGAAAAAGAAAAAGAGATCACAGCCTACCATGAGGCCGGGCACGCCCTGGTTGCCAAGCTTCTCCCCGGAACCGACCCGTTGCATAAAGTCACGATCATACCGCGTGGCCGTGCTTTAGGCTTAACCCAACAGTTACCGACCCATGACAAATACACCCATGCCAAGTCGTTTCTCTTAAACAATATCTGTATCCTTCTCGGAGGACGGGTAGCCGAAGAATTGATTTTTGATGAAATTACTACCGGTTCCGGCAACGACATCGAACGCGCCTCGGATCTAGCCCGAAAAATGGTATGTGAATGGGGAATGAGTGACAATCTTGGCCCCTTGACCTTCGGCAAGAAAGAGGAACAGATATTCCTTGGTCGCGAGATCTCCCAACATCGCGACTACAGCGAAGGAACCGCAATTACAATCGATAACGAAGTCAGAACGATCATCCTCAATGCCAACAATAAAGTAAAGACTCTGCTCACCGAGAACCTGGATAGCCTCAAAGCTATCTCCCATGCCTTGCTTGATCGGGAGACGTTGGTCCTTGAAGATATTGAGGCATTGATTGCAAGCTCCCAACCAAACAACACAGCCTCAGCTCCTGCCACAGCCTAG
- the folP gene encoding dihydropteroate synthase — translation MGILNVTPDSFSDGGLFFSERTIERRGEQLIEEGADIIDIGGESTRPFAAPVSVEEELKRVIPAIKAIRRISNIPLSIDTTKSSVAEQALDSGADIVNDISAMRFDPKMAILVRNHCCPAVIMHMQGTPKDMQIKPSYTDVIAETIAFFRERLASLGNQGVDLSQIIIDPGIGFGKSLAHNLTILNNAAAYQVLNCPVLIGHSRKSFLCSLLGQDLKDRDQPTAVIAALLAQRQVSIVRVHDVTGTKQALQLAEGIARA, via the coding sequence ATGGGAATTCTCAATGTGACCCCGGACTCATTTTCAGATGGCGGCCTTTTTTTCTCAGAACGAACTATTGAGAGAAGAGGTGAACAGTTAATCGAAGAGGGGGCAGACATTATCGATATCGGGGGTGAATCAACCCGCCCCTTTGCTGCCCCCGTTTCAGTAGAAGAGGAACTTAAGCGGGTTATCCCAGCAATCAAAGCTATTCGTCGGATATCAAACATTCCACTATCCATCGACACCACAAAATCATCCGTCGCAGAACAGGCCCTTGACAGTGGCGCTGATATTGTTAACGATATCAGCGCCATGCGCTTTGACCCCAAGATGGCCATCCTTGTGCGCAATCATTGCTGCCCGGCAGTGATCATGCATATGCAAGGAACCCCCAAGGATATGCAAATCAAACCCAGCTACACCGATGTTATCGCCGAAACAATCGCTTTTTTCCGTGAACGTCTTGCCTCTCTCGGCAATCAAGGTGTAGACTTGAGTCAAATCATCATTGATCCCGGCATTGGCTTTGGCAAATCGCTGGCCCACAACCTTACCATCCTCAACAATGCAGCAGCATATCAAGTCCTCAACTGTCCTGTATTAATCGGCCACTCTCGCAAATCATTCCTTTGCTCGCTTCTTGGCCAAGACTTGAAAGACCGTGATCAGCCAACTGCTGTCATTGCCGCGCTGTTGGCCCAGCGGCAGGTATCAATTGTTCGTGTCCACGATGTCACTGGGACAAAACAGGCGCTTCAACTTGCCGAGGGCATTGCCCGCGCTTGA